A portion of the Streptomyces coeruleoprunus genome contains these proteins:
- the glmU gene encoding bifunctional UDP-N-acetylglucosamine diphosphorylase/glucosamine-1-phosphate N-acetyltransferase GlmU, translated as MSANRPAAVVVLAAGEGTRMKSKTPKVLHEICGRSLVGHVVSAARELDPHHLCVVVGHAREQVTAHLEEHYPGTRTAVQYEQNGTGHAVRMALEELGQESIDGTVIVVCGDTPLLSGETLGALAATHAADGNAVTVLTAEVPDSTGYGRIVREAGTGAVTAIVEHKDASDEQRAIKEINSGVFAFDGRLLAEALKKVRTDNSQGEEYLTDVLGILREAGHRVGASVAGDHREILGINNRVQLAEARALLNLRLLERAMMAGVTVVDPSSVQVDVTVTFERDAVVYPGTQLLGATHVAEDAEVGPNTRLKDTSVGRGARVDNTVADSAVVGEGASVGPYAYLRPGTRLGAKGKIGTYVETKNATIGEGTKVPHLSYVGDATIGDHSNIGAASVFVNYDGEKKHHTTIGSHCRTGSDNMFVAPVTVGDGAYTAAGSVITKDVPPGSLAVARGQQRNIEGWVARKRPGSAAAQAAAAASGEAGGES; from the coding sequence GTGAGCGCCAACCGCCCGGCCGCCGTCGTCGTCCTCGCCGCGGGTGAGGGCACCCGCATGAAGTCGAAGACCCCCAAGGTCCTGCACGAAATCTGCGGGCGTTCCCTCGTGGGACATGTCGTCTCCGCCGCGCGTGAACTGGACCCGCACCACCTGTGTGTCGTTGTCGGGCATGCCCGCGAGCAGGTGACCGCGCACCTGGAGGAGCACTACCCGGGCACCCGCACCGCCGTGCAGTACGAGCAGAACGGCACCGGTCATGCCGTGCGCATGGCGCTGGAGGAGCTGGGTCAGGAGAGCATCGACGGCACGGTGATCGTCGTGTGCGGCGACACCCCGCTGCTGTCGGGCGAGACGCTGGGCGCGCTCGCGGCGACGCACGCCGCCGACGGCAATGCCGTGACGGTGCTGACGGCCGAGGTCCCGGACTCGACGGGCTACGGCCGGATCGTGCGGGAGGCCGGGACGGGCGCGGTGACGGCGATCGTGGAGCACAAGGACGCCTCTGATGAGCAGCGGGCCATCAAGGAGATCAACTCCGGTGTGTTCGCGTTCGACGGGCGGCTGCTCGCGGAGGCGCTGAAGAAGGTGCGTACGGACAACAGCCAGGGTGAGGAGTACCTCACGGATGTGCTGGGGATCCTGCGTGAGGCCGGGCACCGGGTGGGTGCGTCGGTGGCGGGCGACCACCGGGAGATCCTGGGTATCAACAACCGGGTGCAGCTGGCCGAGGCGCGTGCGCTGTTGAACCTGCGGCTGCTGGAGCGGGCGATGATGGCCGGTGTGACGGTGGTGGATCCGTCGTCGGTGCAGGTGGACGTGACGGTGACGTTCGAGCGGGACGCTGTGGTGTACCCGGGGACGCAGTTGCTGGGTGCGACGCATGTCGCGGAGGACGCCGAGGTCGGTCCGAACACGCGGTTGAAGGACACGTCGGTCGGTCGGGGTGCGCGCGTGGACAACACGGTGGCGGATTCGGCCGTGGTGGGTGAGGGTGCCTCGGTGGGTCCGTACGCGTATCTGCGTCCGGGGACGCGTCTGGGTGCGAAGGGCAAGATCGGTACGTACGTCGAGACGAAGAACGCGACGATCGGCGAGGGTACGAAGGTGCCGCATCTGTCGTACGTGGGTGATGCGACGATCGGCGATCACTCGAACATCGGCGCGGCGAGTGTGTTCGTGAATTACGACGGTGAGAAGAAGCACCACACGACGATCGGGTCCCACTGCCGGACCGGATCGGACAACATGTTTGTGGCTCCTGTCACGGTCGGGGACGGCGCTTACACCGCCGCCGGCTCTGTGATCACCAAGGACGTGCCGCCGGGCTCACTGGCCGTGGCCCGTGGTCAGCAGCGGAATATCGAGGGTTGGGTCGCCCGGAAGCGGCCCGGGAGCGCGGCTGCGCAGGCGGCTGCGGCGGCGTCGGGAGAGGCCGGCGGCGAAAGCTGA
- a CDS encoding ribose-phosphate diphosphokinase, whose product MTGIKTTGEKKLMLFSGRAHPELAEEVAHQLGVGLVPTKVFDFANGEIYVRYQESARGADCFLIQSHTAPINKWIMEQLIMIDALKRASAASITVIIPSYGYARQDKKHKGREPISARLVADLLKTAGADRILTVDLHTDQIQGFFDGPVDHLTALPVLADYVGSKVDRSKLTIVSPDAGRVRVADRWCDRLDAPLAIVHKRRDKDVANQVTVHEVVGEVEGRVCVLVDDMIDTGGTICAAAEALFAHGAEDVIVTATHGILSGPAADRLKNSKVSEFVLTNTLPTPGELDLDKITVLSIAPTIARAVREVFEDGSVTSLFEEMA is encoded by the coding sequence GTGACCGGGATCAAGACGACCGGCGAGAAGAAGCTGATGCTCTTCTCCGGCCGCGCCCACCCCGAGCTGGCCGAGGAGGTCGCGCACCAGCTGGGTGTCGGTCTGGTGCCGACGAAGGTCTTCGATTTCGCCAACGGTGAGATCTACGTCCGTTACCAGGAGTCGGCGCGTGGCGCGGACTGCTTCCTGATCCAGAGCCACACGGCTCCGATCAATAAGTGGATCATGGAGCAGTTGATCATGATCGACGCTCTGAAGCGGGCTTCCGCTGCGAGCATCACGGTCATCATCCCGTCGTACGGCTATGCCCGTCAGGACAAGAAGCACAAGGGTCGTGAGCCGATCTCGGCCCGTCTGGTCGCGGATCTGCTGAAGACGGCGGGTGCGGACCGCATCCTCACGGTGGATCTGCACACGGACCAGATCCAGGGCTTCTTCGACGGTCCGGTGGATCACCTGACGGCTCTTCCGGTGCTGGCGGACTACGTGGGTTCGAAGGTCGACCGGTCGAAGCTGACGATCGTCTCGCCGGACGCGGGTCGTGTGCGGGTGGCGGACCGCTGGTGCGACCGGCTGGACGCGCCGCTGGCGATCGTGCACAAGCGGCGTGACAAGGACGTCGCCAATCAGGTGACGGTCCACGAGGTCGTGGGTGAGGTCGAGGGCCGGGTGTGTGTCCTGGTCGACGACATGATCGACACGGGTGGCACGATCTGCGCGGCCGCGGAGGCGCTGTTCGCGCACGGCGCCGAGGATGTGATCGTGACGGCGACGCACGGCATCCTGTCGGGTCCGGCGGCGGACCGGCTGAAGAACTCGAAGGTGAGCGAGTTCGTGCTGACGAACACGTTGCCGACGCCGGGTGAGCTGGACCTGGACAAGATCACGGTGCTGTCGATCGCGCCGACGATCGCGCGTGCGGTGCGTGAGGTGTTCGAGGACGGTTCGGTGACGAGCCTGTTCGAGGAGATGGCGTGA